From the genome of Homo sapiens chromosome 19 genomic scaffold, GRCh38.p14 alternate locus group ALT_REF_LOCI_7 HSCHR19LRC_PGF1_CTG3_1, one region includes:
- the LAIR1 gene encoding leukocyte-associated immunoglobulin-like receptor 1 isoform g (isoform g is encoded by transcript variant g; The RefSeq protein has 4 substitutions compared to this genomic sequence), which yields MEREMEDLPRPSISAEPGTVIPLGSHVTFVCRGPVGVQTFRLERDSRSTYNDTEDVSQASPSESEARFRIDSVREGNAGLYRCIYYKPPKWSEQSDYLELLVKESSGGPDSPDTEPGSSAGPTQRPSDNSHNEHAPASQGLKAEHLYILIGVSVVFLFCLLLLVLFCLHRQNQIKQGPPRSKDEEQKPQQRPDLAVDVLERTADKATVNGLPEKDRETDTSALAAGSSQEVTYAQLDHWALTQRTARAVSPQSTKPMAESITYAAVARH from the exons ATGGAAAGAGAAATGG AAGATCTGCCCAGACCCTCCATCTCGGCTGAGCCAGGCACCGTGATCCCCCTGGGGAGCCATGTGACTTTCGTGTGCCGGGGCCCGGTTGGGGTTCAAACATTCCGCCTGGAGAGGGAGAGTAGATCCACATACAATGATACTGAAGATGTGTCTCAAGCTAGTCCATCTGAGTCAGAGGCCAGATTCCGCATTGACTCAGTAAGTGAAGGAAATGCCGGGCCTTATCGCTGCATCTATTATAAGCCCCCTAAATGGTCTGAGCAGAGTGACTACCTGGAGCTGCTGGTGAAAG AAACCTCTGGAGGCCCGGACTCCCCGGACACAGAGCCCGGCTCCTCAGCTG GACCCACGCAGAGGCCGTCGGACAACAGTCACAATGAGC ATGCACCTGCTTCCCAAGGCCTGAAAGCTGAGCATCTGTATATTCTCATCGGGGTCTCAGTGGTCTTCCTCTTCTGTCTCCTCCTCCTGGTCCTCTTCTGCCTCCATCGCCAGAATCAGATAAAGCAGG GGCCCCCCAGAAGCAAGGACGAGGAGCAGAAGCCACAGCAGAG gcCTGACCTGGCTGTTGATGTTCTAGAGAGGACAGCAG ACAAGGCCACAGTCAATGGACTTCCTGAGAAGGACAGAGAGACGGACACCTCG GCCCTGGCTGCAGGGAGTTCCCAGGAGGTGACGTATGCTCAGCTGGACCACTGGGCCCTCACACAGAGGACAGCCCGGGCTGTGTCCCCACAGTCCACAAAGCCCATGGCCGAGTCCATCACGTATGCAGCCGTTGCCAGACACTGA
- the LAIR1 gene encoding leukocyte-associated immunoglobulin-like receptor 1 isoform f (isoform f is encoded by transcript variant f; The RefSeq protein has 4 substitutions compared to this genomic sequence): MEREMVLCLAQTIHTQEDLPRPSISAEPGTVIPLGSHVTFVCRGPVGVQTFRLERDSRSTYNDTEDVSQASPSESEARFRIDSVREGNAGLYRCIYYKPPKWSEQSDYLELLVKESSGGPDSPDTEPGSSAGPTQRPSDNSHNEHAPASQGLKAEHLYILIGVSVVFLFCLLLLVLFCLHRQNQIKQGPPRSKDEEQKPQQRPDLAVDVLERTADKATVNGLPEKDRETDTSALAAGSSQEVTYAQLDHWALTQRTARAVSPQSTKPMAESITYAAVARH, from the exons ATGGAAAGAGAAATGG TGCTCTGCCTGGCCCAGACCATCCACACGCAGGAGG ATCTGCCCAGACCCTCCATCTCGGCTGAGCCAGGCACCGTGATCCCCCTGGGGAGCCATGTGACTTTCGTGTGCCGGGGCCCGGTTGGGGTTCAAACATTCCGCCTGGAGAGGGAGAGTAGATCCACATACAATGATACTGAAGATGTGTCTCAAGCTAGTCCATCTGAGTCAGAGGCCAGATTCCGCATTGACTCAGTAAGTGAAGGAAATGCCGGGCCTTATCGCTGCATCTATTATAAGCCCCCTAAATGGTCTGAGCAGAGTGACTACCTGGAGCTGCTGGTGAAAG AAACCTCTGGAGGCCCGGACTCCCCGGACACAGAGCCCGGCTCCTCAGCTG GACCCACGCAGAGGCCGTCGGACAACAGTCACAATGAGC ATGCACCTGCTTCCCAAGGCCTGAAAGCTGAGCATCTGTATATTCTCATCGGGGTCTCAGTGGTCTTCCTCTTCTGTCTCCTCCTCCTGGTCCTCTTCTGCCTCCATCGCCAGAATCAGATAAAGCAGG GGCCCCCCAGAAGCAAGGACGAGGAGCAGAAGCCACAGCAGAG gcCTGACCTGGCTGTTGATGTTCTAGAGAGGACAGCAG ACAAGGCCACAGTCAATGGACTTCCTGAGAAGGACAGAGAGACGGACACCTCG GCCCTGGCTGCAGGGAGTTCCCAGGAGGTGACGTATGCTCAGCTGGACCACTGGGCCCTCACACAGAGGACAGCCCGGGCTGTGTCCCCACAGTCCACAAAGCCCATGGCCGAGTCCATCACGTATGCAGCCGTTGCCAGACACTGA
- the LAIR1 gene encoding leukocyte-associated immunoglobulin-like receptor 1 isoform e precursor (isoform e precursor is encoded by transcript variant e; The RefSeq protein has 4 substitutions compared to this genomic sequence), which yields MSPHPTALLGLVLCLAQTIHTQEDLPRPSISAEPGTVIPLGSHVTFVCRGPVGVQTFRLERDSRSTYNDTEDVSQASPSESEARFRIDSVREGNAGLYRCIYYKPPKWSEQSDYLELLVKESSGGPDSPDTEPGSSAGPTQRPSDNSHNEHAPASQGLKAEHLYILIGVSVVFLFCLLLLVLFCLHRQNQIKQGPPRSKDEEQKPQQRPDLAVDVLERTADKATVNGLPEKDRETDTSALAAGSSQEVTYAQLDHWALTQRTARAVSPQSTKPMAESITYAAVARH from the exons ATGTCTCCCCACCCCACCGCCCTCCTGGGCCTAG TGCTCTGCCTGGCCCAGACCATCCACACGCAGGAGG ATCTGCCCAGACCCTCCATCTCGGCTGAGCCAGGCACCGTGATCCCCCTGGGGAGCCATGTGACTTTCGTGTGCCGGGGCCCGGTTGGGGTTCAAACATTCCGCCTGGAGAGGGAGAGTAGATCCACATACAATGATACTGAAGATGTGTCTCAAGCTAGTCCATCTGAGTCAGAGGCCAGATTCCGCATTGACTCAGTAAGTGAAGGAAATGCCGGGCCTTATCGCTGCATCTATTATAAGCCCCCTAAATGGTCTGAGCAGAGTGACTACCTGGAGCTGCTGGTGAAAG AAACCTCTGGAGGCCCGGACTCCCCGGACACAGAGCCCGGCTCCTCAGCTG GACCCACGCAGAGGCCGTCGGACAACAGTCACAATGAGC ATGCACCTGCTTCCCAAGGCCTGAAAGCTGAGCATCTGTATATTCTCATCGGGGTCTCAGTGGTCTTCCTCTTCTGTCTCCTCCTCCTGGTCCTCTTCTGCCTCCATCGCCAGAATCAGATAAAGCAGG GGCCCCCCAGAAGCAAGGACGAGGAGCAGAAGCCACAGCAGAG gcCTGACCTGGCTGTTGATGTTCTAGAGAGGACAGCAG ACAAGGCCACAGTCAATGGACTTCCTGAGAAGGACAGAGAGACGGACACCTCG GCCCTGGCTGCAGGGAGTTCCCAGGAGGTGACGTATGCTCAGCTGGACCACTGGGCCCTCACACAGAGGACAGCCCGGGCTGTGTCCCCACAGTCCACAAAGCCCATGGCCGAGTCCATCACGTATGCAGCCGTTGCCAGACACTGA
- the LAIR1 gene encoding leukocyte-associated immunoglobulin-like receptor 1 isoform a precursor (isoform a precursor is encoded by transcript variant a; The RefSeq protein has 4 substitutions compared to this genomic sequence): MSPHPTALLGLVLCLAQTIHTQEEDLPRPSISAEPGTVIPLGSHVTFVCRGPVGVQTFRLERDSRSTYNDTEDVSQASPSESEARFRIDSVREGNAGLYRCIYYKPPKWSEQSDYLELLVKESSGGPDSPDTEPGSSAGPTQRPSDNSHNEHAPASQGLKAEHLYILIGVSVVFLFCLLLLVLFCLHRQNQIKQGPPRSKDEEQKPQQRPDLAVDVLERTADKATVNGLPEKDRETDTSALAAGSSQEVTYAQLDHWALTQRTARAVSPQSTKPMAESITYAAVARH; encoded by the exons ATGTCTCCCCACCCCACCGCCCTCCTGGGCCTAG TGCTCTGCCTGGCCCAGACCATCCACACGCAGGAGG AAGATCTGCCCAGACCCTCCATCTCGGCTGAGCCAGGCACCGTGATCCCCCTGGGGAGCCATGTGACTTTCGTGTGCCGGGGCCCGGTTGGGGTTCAAACATTCCGCCTGGAGAGGGAGAGTAGATCCACATACAATGATACTGAAGATGTGTCTCAAGCTAGTCCATCTGAGTCAGAGGCCAGATTCCGCATTGACTCAGTAAGTGAAGGAAATGCCGGGCCTTATCGCTGCATCTATTATAAGCCCCCTAAATGGTCTGAGCAGAGTGACTACCTGGAGCTGCTGGTGAAAG AAACCTCTGGAGGCCCGGACTCCCCGGACACAGAGCCCGGCTCCTCAGCTG GACCCACGCAGAGGCCGTCGGACAACAGTCACAATGAGC ATGCACCTGCTTCCCAAGGCCTGAAAGCTGAGCATCTGTATATTCTCATCGGGGTCTCAGTGGTCTTCCTCTTCTGTCTCCTCCTCCTGGTCCTCTTCTGCCTCCATCGCCAGAATCAGATAAAGCAGG GGCCCCCCAGAAGCAAGGACGAGGAGCAGAAGCCACAGCAGAG gcCTGACCTGGCTGTTGATGTTCTAGAGAGGACAGCAG ACAAGGCCACAGTCAATGGACTTCCTGAGAAGGACAGAGAGACGGACACCTCG GCCCTGGCTGCAGGGAGTTCCCAGGAGGTGACGTATGCTCAGCTGGACCACTGGGCCCTCACACAGAGGACAGCCCGGGCTGTGTCCCCACAGTCCACAAAGCCCATGGCCGAGTCCATCACGTATGCAGCCGTTGCCAGACACTGA
- the LAIR1 gene encoding leukocyte-associated immunoglobulin-like receptor 1 isoform c precursor (isoform c precursor is encoded by transcript variant c; The RefSeq protein has 3 substitutions compared to this genomic sequence), producing MSPHPTALLGLVLCLAQTIHTQEDLPRPSISAEPGTVIPLGSHVTFVCRGPVGVQTFRLERDSRSTYNDTEDVSQASPSESEARFRIDSVREGNAGLYRCIYYKPPKWSEQSDYLELLVKGPTQRPSDNSHNEHAPASQGLKAEHLYILIGVSVVFLFCLLLLVLFCLHRQNQIKQGPPRSKDEEQKPQQRPDLAVDVLERTADKATVNGLPEKDRETDTSALAAGSSQEVTYAQLDHWALTQRTARAVSPQSTKPMAESITYAAVARH from the exons ATGTCTCCCCACCCCACCGCCCTCCTGGGCCTAG TGCTCTGCCTGGCCCAGACCATCCACACGCAGGAGG ATCTGCCCAGACCCTCCATCTCGGCTGAGCCAGGCACCGTGATCCCCCTGGGGAGCCATGTGACTTTCGTGTGCCGGGGCCCGGTTGGGGTTCAAACATTCCGCCTGGAGAGGGAGAGTAGATCCACATACAATGATACTGAAGATGTGTCTCAAGCTAGTCCATCTGAGTCAGAGGCCAGATTCCGCATTGACTCAGTAAGTGAAGGAAATGCCGGGCCTTATCGCTGCATCTATTATAAGCCCCCTAAATGGTCTGAGCAGAGTGACTACCTGGAGCTGCTGGTGAAAG GACCCACGCAGAGGCCGTCGGACAACAGTCACAATGAGC ATGCACCTGCTTCCCAAGGCCTGAAAGCTGAGCATCTGTATATTCTCATCGGGGTCTCAGTGGTCTTCCTCTTCTGTCTCCTCCTCCTGGTCCTCTTCTGCCTCCATCGCCAGAATCAGATAAAGCAGG GGCCCCCCAGAAGCAAGGACGAGGAGCAGAAGCCACAGCAGAG gcCTGACCTGGCTGTTGATGTTCTAGAGAGGACAGCAG ACAAGGCCACAGTCAATGGACTTCCTGAGAAGGACAGAGAGACGGACACCTCG GCCCTGGCTGCAGGGAGTTCCCAGGAGGTGACGTATGCTCAGCTGGACCACTGGGCCCTCACACAGAGGACAGCCCGGGCTGTGTCCCCACAGTCCACAAAGCCCATGGCCGAGTCCATCACGTATGCAGCCGTTGCCAGACACTGA
- the LAIR1 gene encoding leukocyte-associated immunoglobulin-like receptor 1 isoform b precursor (isoform b precursor is encoded by transcript variant b; The RefSeq protein has 3 substitutions compared to this genomic sequence), which yields MSPHPTALLGLVLCLAQTIHTQEEDLPRPSISAEPGTVIPLGSHVTFVCRGPVGVQTFRLERDSRSTYNDTEDVSQASPSESEARFRIDSVREGNAGLYRCIYYKPPKWSEQSDYLELLVKGPTQRPSDNSHNEHAPASQGLKAEHLYILIGVSVVFLFCLLLLVLFCLHRQNQIKQGPPRSKDEEQKPQQRPDLAVDVLERTADKATVNGLPEKDRETDTSALAAGSSQEVTYAQLDHWALTQRTARAVSPQSTKPMAESITYAAVARH from the exons ATGTCTCCCCACCCCACCGCCCTCCTGGGCCTAG TGCTCTGCCTGGCCCAGACCATCCACACGCAGGAGG AAGATCTGCCCAGACCCTCCATCTCGGCTGAGCCAGGCACCGTGATCCCCCTGGGGAGCCATGTGACTTTCGTGTGCCGGGGCCCGGTTGGGGTTCAAACATTCCGCCTGGAGAGGGAGAGTAGATCCACATACAATGATACTGAAGATGTGTCTCAAGCTAGTCCATCTGAGTCAGAGGCCAGATTCCGCATTGACTCAGTAAGTGAAGGAAATGCCGGGCCTTATCGCTGCATCTATTATAAGCCCCCTAAATGGTCTGAGCAGAGTGACTACCTGGAGCTGCTGGTGAAAG GACCCACGCAGAGGCCGTCGGACAACAGTCACAATGAGC ATGCACCTGCTTCCCAAGGCCTGAAAGCTGAGCATCTGTATATTCTCATCGGGGTCTCAGTGGTCTTCCTCTTCTGTCTCCTCCTCCTGGTCCTCTTCTGCCTCCATCGCCAGAATCAGATAAAGCAGG GGCCCCCCAGAAGCAAGGACGAGGAGCAGAAGCCACAGCAGAG gcCTGACCTGGCTGTTGATGTTCTAGAGAGGACAGCAG ACAAGGCCACAGTCAATGGACTTCCTGAGAAGGACAGAGAGACGGACACCTCG GCCCTGGCTGCAGGGAGTTCCCAGGAGGTGACGTATGCTCAGCTGGACCACTGGGCCCTCACACAGAGGACAGCCCGGGCTGTGTCCCCACAGTCCACAAAGCCCATGGCCGAGTCCATCACGTATGCAGCCGTTGCCAGACACTGA